Proteins from a single region of Trichoderma asperellum chromosome 3, complete sequence:
- a CDS encoding uncharacterized protein (EggNog:ENOG41), protein MAPIRRYLRITKYSVLECRIYLDNPALAQSWLLNPRNPILPQVIEAIRPLVIPKLREEKERSKKKSAKKKTIKDVIVKDDFEISMFLMETSTRHSLLSKHKFFHDKAPSAIQSNASKLIAETNSSPIDVDASDFAPIRIEEDSDNEGIALSDIPSANTRRQAKRQRSNTIEDDEDDDDEFEGSEDGGDDAAVIDVDSDSRRPKRLRGPVKPPASESEGQFHDDYKKKLAMDVSYEGFAIYGRVLCLIVKKKEARTAQQNLGGQAKMENWITSTQIPVGEDAA, encoded by the exons ATGGCGCCCATACGCCGGTATCTGAGAATCACAAAATATTCCGTTCTTGAATGCAGGATATACTTGGACAATCCGGCACTAGCACAGTCATGGCTACTTAATCCGCGAAACCCAATTCTCCCACAGGTCATCGAAGCCATCCGGCCGCTCGTGATACCCAAGCTCcgtgaagagaaagaaagaagtaagaagaagagcgcaaaaaagaagacaattAAGGATGTCATCGTAAAGG ACGACTTTGAGATTTCCATGTTCTTGATGGAAACAAGCACGCGACACTCTCTACTCTCAAAACACAAATTCTTCCACGATAAAGCTCCATCTGCAATACAGTCCAACGCATCCAAGCTTATAGCGGAAACAAATTCCAGTCCTATCGACGTCGATGCCAGTGATTTTGCACCAATTCGCATCGAAGAGGACAGCGACAACGAAGGCATCGCTCTCAGCGATATCCCCTCGGCCAACACCCGCCGGCAGGCAAAGCGCCAAAGGAGCAACACTATcgaagacgatgaggatgacgatgatgaattCGAAGGTTCTgaagacggcggcgacgacgcCGCGGTTATTGATGTCGACTCCGACAGCCGCCGACCAAAACGCCTCAGGGGCCCTGTGAAACCGCCCGCCTCAGAGTCAGAGGGGCAGTTCCACGACGACTACAAGAAGAAACTCGCAATGGACGTGTCATATGAAGGGTTCGCGATTTACGGCCGCGTGCTCTGTTTGATCgtcaagaagaaagaagccaGGACGGCGCAGCAGAACCTTGGGGGCCaggccaagatggagaacTGGATCACGTCAACTCAGATTCCGGTAGGCGAGGATGCTGCATGA
- a CDS encoding uncharacterized protein (BUSCO:EOG092D08DO): MSKSWKSTLRLPRSSFPARPNPKFQQQLLRDCTDGFYKWQTDNRPKENPFVLHDGPPYANGPLHAGHAINKILKDMINRIQVQGGRRVMYRPSWDCHGLPIEMKALGESGTKGLSPPKIRESARRLASKTILDQMKGFQSFAVASEWDNKWTTMDRAFEIRQLRVFQKMVRSGLIYRKHKPVYWSISSRTALAEAELEYRDDHVSTAAYVKFPVMSDWSSIPGLSEFKGQLYAAIWTTTPWTLPANKAIAVHDELEYAILQVGNDGLLVAESRAEEVQKNIPSAVLVAKSIPGSQLKGLLYRNKLRGASSSLQPIVHADFVSADSGTGLVHMAPGHGQEDYQVCSALDIEAFAPITDEGYFTPEAYPDDPEKLTSAPSILDGGSQAVLDLVGEDVLWTHKLQHKYPYDWRTKKPVVIRATAQWFADVGSIKEDALQALSKVRFVPESGKVRLESFVKGRSEWCISRQRSWGVPIPALYDETGNAVMTDESIEHIISVMEQKTSDAWFSDSPDDAAWIAPSLKGKYRRGTDTMDVWFDSGSSWTEIGRPVDVYLEGSDQHRGWFQSSLLTFVAAQTADGKSGADIAAPFGTLVTHGFTLDAQGKKMSKSLGNTIGPGEIMEGKLLPPLKNKGNDNVTRYDALGADALRLWAASSDFTSDILVGASILQPIHSALIKYRTTLKMLLGSLHQSALQAPLTKLDQIAILQLQEVMAQVWEAYGNYEFHKATGLINRWIATDLSAFYLEALKDRLYCGDGGGVLVPILIGFLRMLSPITPMLVEEAWSHRPTWMAEDLSFENPARQLYNSRVIDGARLTMDQAQLRLDLPILSAVHDAVKAGLEQGRESKALGSSLQCSVNISVNDDRLAAVLAEYLDELDVMFVVSSVELNSSLSLESHDWCYSKEFTVDGVQGVVHVLPPKGHKCSRCWKYTAEEEDGLCGRCDEVVAA, translated from the exons ATGTCAAAGTCATGGAAATCGACACTGAGGCTGCCCCGCTCAAGCTTCCC AGCTCGACCGAATCCAAAGTTCCAACAGCAACTCCTGCGCGACTGTACCGATGGGTTTTATAAGTGGCAGACAGACAATAGACCCAAAGAGAACCCGTTTGTGCTTCACGATGGCCCGCCGTACGCCAACGGACCGCTCCATGCCGGTCATGCGATCAATAAGATTCTCAAGGACATGATCAATAGGATACAGGTGCAAGGAGGCCGGCGCGTTATGTACAGACCGAGTTGGGATTGCCATGGCCTTCCCATTGAGATGAAAGCTCTCGGCGAGAGTGGTACAAAGGGACTGAGCCCGCCTAAGATTCGGGAGTCTGCGAGGCGCCTGGCAAGCAAGACGATTCTGGACCAGATGAAAGGATTCCAGTCGTTTGCAGTCGCGTCAGAATGGGACAACAAATGGACTACCATGGACCGGGCCTTTGAGATCCGACAGCTTCGTGTGTTCCAGAAGATGGTCCGCAGCGGCCTCATATATCGCAAGCACAAGCCGGTTTATTGGTCAATTTCGTCACGCACGGCTCTGGCGGAAGCAGAGTTGGAGTATCGCGACGATCATGTGTCTACTGCCGCCTATGTTAAATTCCCCGTCATGTCTGATTGGAGCTCAATTCCTGGATTGAGCGAGTTCAAAGGACAACTGTATGCTGCTATCTGGACAACCACCCCCTGGACGCTTCCTGCCAATAAGGCCATCGCCGTGCACGACGAACTCGAATATGCGATATTGCAAGTTGGGAATGACGGACTCTTGGTCGCAGAGAGCCGTGCCGAGGAAGTGCAAAAGAATATACCTTCCGCAGTGCTCGTTGCGAAATCGATTCCTGGTTCACAGCTAAAGGGTCTACTATATCGGAATAAGCTGAGGGGCGCTTCGTCTTCCTTGCAGCCCATTGTTCATGCTGATTTTGTTTCTGCTGATTCGGGAACTGGTCTGGTTCACATGGCACCTGGACATGGACAAGAGGACTACCAAGTGTGCTCGGCGTTGGACATTGAGGCTTTTGCACCTATTACGGATGAAGGCTATTTTACTCCTGAGGCTTACCCGGACGACCCTGAAAAACTTACTTCTGCCCCGTCTATTCTTGATGGCGGAAGTCAAGCTGTGCTGGACCTGGTTGGAGAGGATGTGCTTTGGACTCATAAACTTCAACACAAGTACCCGTACGATTGGCGCACAAAGAAACCTGTCGTTATTCGCGCTACAGCACAATGGTTCGCAGATGTTGGAAGCATCAAGGAAGACGCCTTACAAGCGTTGAGCAAGGTGCGATTTGTCCCAGAGTCTGGCAAGGTTCGTCTAGAAAGCTTTGTCAAAGGTCGGAGTGAATGGTGCATATCCAGACAGCGGTCTTGGGGAGTACCCATTCCGGCTCTTTACGATGAGACTGGAAACGCGGTCATGACGGATGAATCAATCGAGCACATAATTTCTGTTATGGAGCAAAAGACATCGGATGCTTGGTTCTCAGACAGCCCAGATGATGCGGCGTGGATTGCACCATCGCTAAAAGGAAAATATCGCCGCGGAACTGATACAATGGACGTCTGGTTTGATAGCGGAAGCAGCTGGACAGAGATTGGACGTCCTGTGGATGTCTATCTTGAAGGCTCGGACCAGCACCGAGGCTGGTTCCAGTCAAGTTTGCTGACATTTGTGGCCGCTCAAACAGCAGATGGCAAGTCTGGAGCTGATATTGCTGCGCCATTTGGAACACTCGTTACACACGGCTTTACACTTGATGCGCAGGGTAAGAAGATGTCAAAGTCTCTGGGGAATACCATTGGTCCTGGTGAAATTATGGAAGGCAAGCTTTTGCCGCCCTTGAAGAACAAAGGGAACGATAATGTCACACGGTATGATGCGCTTGGCGCCGATGCCTTGCGACTCTGGGCAGCAAGCAGTGACTTTACGTCTGACATCCTGGTGGGAGCATCCATCTTGCAACCGATACATAGTGCACTGATCAAGTACCGGACGActttgaagatgctgctTGGGTCACTGCATCAATCCGCGCTCCAGGCACCGTTGACAAAGCTCGACCAGATTGCCATTTTGCAGCTTCAGGAGGTTATGGCCCAAGTGTGGGAGGCATATGGCAACTACGAATTCCACAAGGCTACGGGACTGATTAACCGATGGATTGCGACGGACCTCTCTGCATTTTACCTGGAGGCGCTGAAGGATCGTCTCTACTGCGGTGACGGGGGCGGTGTTTTGGTGCCCATCTTGATCGGATTCTTGCGAATGCTGTCACCGATAACGCCGATGCTGGTGGAGGAAGCCTGGTCTCACCGGCCAACATGGATGGCAGAAGATTT GTCATTCGAAAATCCGGCACGGCAACTTTATAACTCACGTGTGATTGATGGCGCGCGCCTGACGATGGATCAGGCGCAACTACGCCTGGACTTGCCTATCCTGTCTGCCGTGCACGACGCAGTCAAGGCGGGGTTGGAGCAGGGCCGAGAATCGAAAGCCCTCGGCAGCTCGCTCCAGTGCTCTGTGAACATATCTGTGAATGATGACCGACTGGCGGCCGTTTTGGCGGAGTACCTAGACGAACTGGACGTCATGTTTGTGGTGTCATCCGTGGAGTTGAACAGCTCCCTTTCGCTTGAGAGTCACGACTGGTGCTATTCAAAGGAATTTACAGTGGATGGCGTACAAGGCGTGGTGCATGTGCTACCGCCAAAGGGACACAAGTGTTCCCGGTGCTGGAAATAcactgctgaagaggaggatgggTTGTGTGGACGATGTGATGAAGTTGTGGCAGCCTGA
- a CDS encoding uncharacterized protein (TransMembrane:1 (i1187-1214o)) — MADHHMPAPRSAGYFSANHRDGRRDGLATPERRRNSSHEMGKSSNATSQRDDDDLFHDDGNDRLSSSHTEVSTHADGHAHREERAQKKHKGRLGGGFLLHDAFGGGRLLGSRRQRAAHSHAPAPPAPQLQLGGGRDAAAAPFQASPGPERGMRQSSAPIRRSGEPANSPPSTGHSAEGKMFADSHHQEPHPVADLDSSQIVHMALSLSESRRLASRRTGHRTAAPPRLAPLPDGSSSNNIRQHLQQQRKFSRTESPSLPQEPSSGALVPGSRGSGNFQSSFEVPHDPQYRWQFSASTLTRAHKAKVHLELWAQYRRLLDVLPPLKPGLERPPSGSSPDSPFGAGSQALAVTLGRQYNPLQYIRNRKVRARERKVIDGKRQGFSDVDGVRQWVDIVYRQMSMAGTPLADDRSSIPRYQSAEEEDMLLSPADAAARPRRPRVDWFLDPCDVIADAYWLEQNGHKYLIEDRHWRKIFPPISSDLSRPLSREVEESSSKISPFTTRDNELTETITEGKEFGLSKVRTELSHASAKERAKQKLHNIKGFHHRHASGGGGHHGKDSSSEDSSSDSDSEPKKRAKIVRKGTISSNSNDLLQKQMMEMVAREARERELEESALVHNESADDQRSSRYNSRRGSSLAEISDSERRAAMFDRLKQGSPTRLSVDAHHHSISPGKRLSLPNSPEAMPIRNGKSESVASIESSPLYSRSVSPTRNPINKIKQMMRDKNGEARGGILLDEVNDDGENRLSKRETNPARSGSTSTLGKGRRQSSPAGKLVSGSDSSKNLRPMASARLRTDEGVGLRGMFKGPRLDNVLRGGVSKLGDIIRKKDGPGETPDLDTTDESDSDRVRGRGLTPMTLSRKPSTKIQEGQQPQPKHFLDTMPEFRHMPSYRHLPNGGEKLTKADGSANSGRRPGELDLLRPPQINIRSASASSSASPPVSRKPRLGGDSDVSEAESLYNHNVPDGVRDADKRLNSAISLSDKDNQHGRSLTQQWAIADRGLHGPAKLTKREVARMRALILSSGVMAMEMHRRAYEKHKPFSKENLALNEATSQKGLAGVPWTDITRLTPYQVQVRLQLHEQQGPFCEMYPLAAQTLGVAIQSWGQRWQSSADNFRDKTVHALRTRVWEVRTHIADDLSEMARKAADEADEISRDLALGQPLEIKHVVDTMEKMLRTRRRRFRWLRRGLWLTVEWLLVGFMWYVWFMVMILRIFLGVGKGVLRGVKWLLWL, encoded by the coding sequence ATGGCCGATCATCACATGCCTGCGCCCCGGTCTGCAGGATACTTCTCGGCTAACCACCGAGACGGACGACGAGATGGCCTTGCGACGCCAGAGCGCCGACGGAACAGCAGCCACGAGATGGGCAAGTCGAGCAATGCGACCAGCCAGCgggacgacgacgacctgTTTCATGACGATGGCAACGACCGCCTGAGCTCCAGCCACACCGAAGTCTCAACGCATGCGGACGGACACGCTCACCGGGAGGAGCGAGCgcagaagaagcacaagGGCCGGCTGGGCGGCGGGTTTCTGCTGCATGACGCCTTTGGAGGAGGACGGCTGCTGGGGTCTCGTCGACAGCGGGCCGCTCACTCTCATGCACCTGCGCCTCCAGCACCACAGCTGCAGCTAGGCGGTGGacgtgatgctgctgctgctcctttcCAGGCCAGTCCAGGCCCCGAACGGGGCATGCGACAGAGCTCTGCGCCTATCCGGCGATCTGGAGAGCCTGCCAACTCGCCTCCGAGTACTGGGCATTCGGCCGAGGGCAAGATGTTCGCGGACTCGCACCACCAAGAGCCGCATCCTGTAGCCGATTTAGATTCCTCCCAGATTGTGCATATGGCGCTCAGCCTGAGCGAATCTCGGCGCCTTGCCTCCCGACGAACCGGTCATAGAACGGCCGCTCCTCCGCGACTCGCTCCTCTCCCGGACGGGAGCTCTTCGAACAACATCAGACAacatcttcagcagcagcgcaagtTTTCACGAACAGAATCCCCCAGTCTGCCCCAAGAGCCATCGTCTGGAGCCCTTGTTCCTGGATCGAGAGGCAGTGGAAATTTTCAATCCTCCTTTGAGGTCCCCCACGATCCGCAATACCGGTGGCAGTTCTCTGCCTCGACACTGACCAGAGCGCATAAAGCCAAAGTACATCTCGAGCTTTGGGCGCAGTATAGACGACTGCTTGACGTACTGCCTCCTCTGAAGCCGGGTCTCGAGAGGCCGCCATCGGGTAGCTCACCAGATTCTCCGTTTGGTGCGGGTTCCCAAGCGCTCGCCGTAACGCTGGGCCGGCAGTACAACCCCTTGCAATATATTCGAAATCGCAAAGTGCGGGCCCGTGAAAGGAAGGTCATCGATGGAAAGCGGCAGGGCTTCAGCGATGTAGACGGCGTCAGGCAGTGGGTTGATATAGTGTATCGGCAAATGTCAATGGCGGGGACGCCGCTTGCTGACGACAGATCTTCTATTCCTCGCTATCAATctgccgaggaggaggatatgCTACTTTCGCCTGCGGACGCTGCTGCCAGACCTCGACGGCCTAGAGTGGACTGGTTTTTGGATCCTTGCGATGTAATCGCCGACGCATACTGGCTGGAACAAAACGGACACAAATATCTTATTGAAGATCGCCATTGGCGCAAGATATTCCCACCTATATCCTCAGATCTGAGCAGACCATTGTCCCGAGAAGTGGAAGAATCTAGCAGCAAGATCTCGCCATTCACAACGAGAGACAACGAGTTGACTGAAACCATTACCGAAGGAAAGGAATTTGGGCTTTCGAAAGTCCGCACAGAGTTATCACATGCCAGTGCCAAGGAAAGAGCCAAACAAAAGTTACATAATATCAAAGGCTTTCACCATCGACATGCaagcggcggtggtggtcaCCACGGGAAGGATTCCTCCTCGGAAGATTCAAGTAGCGACAGCGACAGCGagccaaagaagagggcCAAGATTGTTCGTAAGGGAACCATTTCTAGCAACTCAAACGATCTACTCCAAAAACAGATGATGGAAATGGTGGCCAGGGAGGCCCGCGAAAGGGAACTCGAAGAGTCGGCTTTAGTCCACAACGAGAGCGCTGATGACCAGCGTTCATCTCGGTACAATAGCAGAAGGGGCTCTTCTTTAGCGGAAATCAGCGACTCTGAGCGCAGGGCTGCCATGTTTGACAGGCTGAAGCAAGGATCTCCGACACGCTTGAGTGTTGATGCCCATCACCATTCCATTTCTCCAGGGAAACGACTCTCGCTTCCAAACTCACCAGAGGCTATGCCCATTCGCAATGGAAAATCGGAGTCGGTTGCTAGTATTGAATCCTCGCCACTCTATAGCCGATCGGTATCTCCTACTAGAAACCCTATCAACAAGATTAAACAAATGATGCGCGACAAGAATGGCGAAGCTCGCGGGGGCATTTTATTGGACGAAGTtaatgatgatggagaaaaCCGACTCTCGAAACGCGAAACCAATCCGGCACGCTCAGGCTCGACGTCTACTCTGGGCAAGGGCAGGCGTCAGTCTAGTCCTGCTGGGAAGTTGGTCTCTGGATCAGATAGTAGCAAGAATCTACGTCCCATGGCTAGCGCACGGCTTCGAACTGATGAAGGCGTTGGCTTGCGAGGCATGTTCAAGGGGCCACGCCTTGATAATGTACTCCGAGGCGGTGTTTCAAAGCTGGGAGACATCATACGGAAGAAAGACGGACCTGGTGAGACACCAGATCTCGATACGACGGACGAGTCCGACAGTGATAGAGTTAGGGGCCGGGGATTAACACCAATGACTCTGTCGCGGAAACCCTCTACAAAGATTCAAGAAGGGCAACAGCCACAGCCTAAGCATTTCCTCGACACGATGCCCGAATTCCGTCATATGCCAAGCTATCGCCACCTTCCCAATGGCGGAGAGAAGCTCACCAAAGCTGATGGCTCAGCAAATTCTGGTCGTCGGCCCGGCGAGCTTGATCTTCTCAGGCCCCCTCAGATTAACATTCGAAgcgcatcagcatcatcgtcTGCATCTCCCCCGGTTTCACGCAAGCCTCGGCTAGGAGGAGACTCGGATGTCTCTGAAGCcgaatctttatataatcaCAATGTCCCCGATGGCGTTCGAGACGCAGATAAGCGCCTGAATTCAGCAATTTCACTAAGCGATAAGGATAACCAGCATGGGCGATCGCTGACCCAGCAATGGGCGATTGCGGATCGCGGCTTGCACGGCCCGGCGAAGCTTACGAAGCGCGAAGTTGCCAGGATGCGGGCTCTGATACTCAGTTCTGGCGTTATGGCTATGGAGATGCACCGCCGCGCATATGAGAAGCACAAGCCTTTTAGCAAGGAGAATCTCGCCTTGAACGAAGCCACCTCCCAGAAGGGACTTGCCGGCGTTCCTTGGACAGATATTACCAGGCTTACCCCCTATCAAGTCCAAGTCAGACTTCAGCTTCATGAGCAACAAGGACCCTTCTGCGAGATGTATCCCCTCGCCGCTCAGACCCTGGGCGTAGCCATCCAGTCGTGGGGCCAGCGATGGCAGTCCTCTGCCGACAACTTTAGAGACAAGACTGTTCACGCTCTGCGCACGCGTGTCTGGGAAGTCCGCACACATATTGCCGATGACCTGTCCGAGATGGCCCGCAAAGCTGCCGACGAGGCAGACGAGATTAGCCGGGACCTGGCGCTCGGCCAGCCTCTGGAGATTAAGCATGTTGTCGATActatggagaagatgctccGGACGCGCCGCAGGAGGTTCCGCTGGCTGCGACGCGGCCTCTGGCTTACTGTAGAATGGCTGCTCGTGGGCTTCATGTGGTATGTCTGGTTCATGGTGATGATTCTGCGCATCTTCCTTGGAGTTGGGAAGGGTGTTTTGCGGGGCGTCAAGTGGCTTCTGTGGCTATGA
- a CDS encoding uncharacterized protein (TransMembrane:2 (o599-618i630-654o)), whose translation MAHLAAAKLPYRDINLKVTSDAYTFTSPSSPDAPSLVIDRPMGDIRLVQGGFNSTKRATRVSSISGILGIIQLPLDKYVIIISKAQPMGRLKGQMIYKVISTEILPMRERQIHDPDEDTFINLLKTFLAQAPLYFSYSTDLTNSIQRQSHADTSRPLWLRTDDRFFYNKHLQSELIRFRTAGSRSQPGPQPATDPYILPCIFGMLEIKQTKFKSTPLTIILISRRSRYRGGTRFFTRGVDEEGHVANYNETEQIVILNDSSSGLGGFAGSSDMQSGKFGTSAGQEVQILSYVQTRGSVPTFWSEINNLKYTPKIQVRSTDSAVAAAAKHFDEQIRIYGDNYLINLVNHKGREQKVKESYEQMAKALVSMPKERREADRLTDEKFTTIQPGSSRQQFDRLHYVYFDYHSETKGMQMHKAYAIVDRLREAVDTQGYFRGVDMPGNNDGRIEARSLQTSVMRTNCMDCLDRTNVVQSIFARHMLDRMLVDVGLLAQGSTFRNEDPEFEVLFRNIWADNADVVSTAYSGTGAMKTDVTRTGKRTKMGALQDGRIGVTRYCLNNFLDGPRQDAYDLFLGVYQPGEANAGTNLIFGDRRPVLIQAIPYILAFSAFIVLVGIFTPRPPNSSVLPMRLFILFWSGVAAWCFHFVWTHGMLYVNWPRLNPLPYAVDGYADNFSKARKDKVIGSFVARHERGLSTARFINAEEGKKRIE comes from the exons ATGGCGCACCTAGCGGCAGCTAAGCTGCCCTATCGCGATATTAACCTCAAGGTCACCAGCGATGCCTACACGTTTACATCGCCTTCGTCGCCCGATGCGCCGTCCCTGGTGATTGACCGGCCGATGGGGGATATCCGCCTAGTCCAGGGCGGGTTCAATTCAACGAAGCGAGCGACGCGCGTATCCAGCATCTCCGGTATTCTTGGCATCATCCAGCTACCACTAG ACAAGtatgtcatcatcatcagcaaagCCCAGCCCATGGGCAGGCTTAAGGGGCAGATGATCTATAAGGTCATTTCGACCGAGATTCTCCCCATGCGCGAGCGACAGATCCACGATCCGGACGAAGATACCTTTATCAACCTCCTCAAGACATTCTTAGCTCAGGCGCCGCTGTACTTTTCCTACTCGACCGATCTGACCAACTCTATCCAGCGTCAGTCCCATGCCGACACCTCCCGACCCCTATGGCTGAGGACGGATGACCGCTTCTTCTACAACAAGCATCTGCAGTCAGAGCTGATAAGGTTCCGGACCGCCGGCTCACGCAGCCAGCCTGGCCCGCAGCCTGCTACCGATCCCTACATTCTACCTTGCATCTTTGGTATGCTCGAGATCAAGCAGACCAAGTTCAAGAGCACGCCCCTGACCATCATTTTGATCTCCCGACGCTCGCGATACCGTGGTGGAACTCGATTCTTTACTCGTGGCGTGGATGAAGAGGGCCATGTCGCCAACTACAATGAGACGGAGCAGATTGTCATTCTCAACGACAGCAGTTCCGGGCTGGGAGGATTCGCAGGTAGTAGCGATATGCAGAGCGGCAAGTTTGGCACTTCGGCAGGCCAGGAGGTTCAGATTCTGTCCTACGTCCAGACTCGTGGCAGCGTGCCGACTTTCTGGTCCGAGATTAACAACTTGAAATACACGCCAAAAATTCAAGTGCGAAGTACCGATTCCGCTGTTGCCGCTGCAGCGAAGCATTTTGATGAGCAGATCCGCATCTACGGAGACAACTACCTCATCAACTTGGTCAACCACAAGGGACGAGAGCAAAAGGTTAAGGAGTCTTACGAGCAGATGGCGAAGGCTCTAGTGTCTATGCCCAAAGAGCGGCGAGAAGCGGACCGCCTCACTGACGAGAAGTTTACGACCATCCAGCCAGGCTCGAGCCGCCAACAGTTTGATCGCCTTCACTACGTTTACTTCGACTACCATAGTGAGACAAAGGGTATGCAGATGCACAAGGCCTATGCTATAGTCGACAGGCTTCGTGAAGCTGTTGATACGCAAGGGTACTTCCGCGGCGTCGACATGCCGGGAAACAACGACGGCAGAATCGAAGCCCGCAGCCTGCAGACCAGCGTCATGCGCACAAATTGTATGGACTGCCTTGATCGTACCAACGTCGTCCAGAGCATATTCGCTCGCCACATGCTGGACCGCATGCTGGTAGATGTCGGTCTGCTCGCACAAGGGTCGACCTTCCGCAATGAGGACCCCGAATTCGAGGTTCTCTTCCGCAATATTTGGGCCGACAACGCCGACGTTGTGTCCACGGCCTACTCTGGAACCGGTGCCATGAAGACGGACGTCACCAGGACCGGCAAGCGCACCAAAATGGGAGCTCTGCAAGACGGTCGTATTGGTGTCACCAGATATTGTCTCAACAACTTCCTCGACGGTCCTCGTCAGGATGCCTATGATCTCTTCCTTGGTGTATATCAACCTGGAGAAGCCAATGCTGGTACCAACCTCATCTTTGGCGACAGGAGGCCGGTTCTGATCCAGGCTATTCCTTACATCCTTGCCTTCAGCGCATTCATCGTTCTCGTGGGCATCTTCACCCCGCGACCTCCCAACTCGAGCGTTCTCCCCATGCGtctctttattcttttctgGTCCGGCGTGGCAGCTTGGTGTTTCCACTTTGTCTGGACGCACGGCATGCTCTAT GTAAACTGGCCTCGTCTGAACCCCCTACCTTATGCTGTTGATGGCTACGCCGACAACTTCTCCAAGGCCAGAAAAGACAAGGTCATTGGATCGTTCGTTGCCAGACATGAACGAGGATTAAGTACTGCCCGATTCATCAACGCAGAAGAGGGTAAAAAGAGGATTGAGTAG
- a CDS encoding uncharacterized protein (EggNog:ENOG41), translating to MNPNIIPHPTLENTWIVAAQMVRGEDEQTVHFTELVCNAVFQGNVLRCLQSPNILPVVPTKGGKCEGDLAYFNFNVGPHDARVVYGPDTPYIIYGSNSQFTCFGQFIQDFRELIDWRGREAGSDRFLVGTEMQRPLPWNAIEKNWFPFWDPFGQMYIHYDVSPKRAFAQINADGSVGLDLSILTEADDAKCIAKYFPPILNSLESIHQASNSLKITMCKRTDAICIANESNTFIFTIWQHKTFYNFHGVYEPYIMLFQEQAPFAMHAVSKKPLWIHGRKQQLDRDTSDMFYVTSIAWKRPGVTYHGYLDDELFIGFGIEDRESGAIDVTAEELMSGLGLCAEA from the coding sequence ATGAATCCCAACATCATCCCTCACCCAACTCTGGAAAACACGTGGATCGTGGCAGCTCAGATGGTACGAGGCGAGGATGAGCAAACCGTCCACTTCACAGAACTTGTTTGCAACGCTGTTTTTCAAGGTAACGTCTTACGATGCCTTCAGTCTCCAAATATCCTCCCTGTTGTGCCCACAAAGGGCGGCAAATGTGAAGGTGATCTCGCGTACTTCAACTTCAACGTCGGTCCTCACGACGCCCGTGTTGTGTACGGCCCAGATACGCCGTACATCATTTACGGCTCGAATTCCCAGTTCACGTGCTTCGGCCAGTTCATTCAAGACTTCCGCGAACTTATTGACTGGAGAGGCCGGGAAGCCGGTTCTGATAGATTTCTTGTGGGGACAGAGATGCAGCGCCCGCTGCCTTGGAATGCCATCGAGAAGAACTGGTTCCCTTTCTGGGACCCCTTTGGTCAGATGTATATTCACTACGACGTCTCGCCTAAACGGGCCTTTGCTCAAATCAACGCCGATGGCTCGGTCGGCCTCGATCTATCAATTCTAACCGAGGCGGACGATGCTAAATGCATTGCAAAATACTTTCCCCCGATCCTCAACTCTCTCGAGTCAATCCATCAGGCGTCCAACTCGCTTAAAATCACCATGTGCAAACGGACAGATGCCATCTGCATTGCTAATGAAAGTAACACCTTCATTTTCACCATATGGCAGCACAAGACCTTTTACAACTTCCACGGAGTTTATGAGCCGTATATTATGCTCTTCCAGGAGCAGGCACCTTTCGCAATGCACGCCGTGTCGAAGAAGCCGCTTTGGATCCACGGtcgcaagcagcagcttgaccGAGACACCTCAGACATGTTTTATGTTACATCAATCGCTTGGAAGCGTCCCGGCGTTACGTATCACGGATATCTGGACGATGAGCTCTTCATTGGATTTGGCATTGAAGACAGGGAGTCAGGGGCCATTGATGTTACGGCCGAGGAGTTAATGTCGGGACTTGGGCTTTGCGCAGAGGCATAA